A single region of the Gorilla gorilla gorilla isolate KB3781 chromosome 1, NHGRI_mGorGor1-v2.1_pri, whole genome shotgun sequence genome encodes:
- the H3-4 gene encoding LOW QUALITY PROTEIN: histone H3.1t (The sequence of the model RefSeq protein was modified relative to this genomic sequence to represent the inferred CDS: inserted 2 bases in 1 codon; substituted 1 base at 1 genomic stop codon): MVRIKQTARKSTDGKAPRKQLATKVAGKTAPATGGVKKPHRYXGTVALREIRRYQXSTELLIRKLPFQRLVHEIAQDFKTDLRFQSSAVMALQEACESYLVGLFEDTNLCIIHAKRVTIMPKDIQLACRICGERA, from the exons ATGGTCCGAATCAAGCAGACTGCGCGCAAGTCGACGGATGGCAAGGCCCCGCGCAAGCAGCTGGCCACCAAGGTGGCTGGCAAGACCGCACCCGCCACTGGCGGCGTGAAGAAGCCGCACCGCTA CGGCACGGTGGCGCTTCGTGAGATCCGCCGCTACCAGTAGTCCACTGAGCTGCTAATCCGCAAGTTGCCCTTCCAGCGGCTGGTGCACGAGATCGCTCAGGACTTTAAGACCGACCTGCGCTTCCAGAGCTCGGCCGTGATGGCACTGCAGGAGGCGTGCGAGTCTTACCTTGTGGGGCTGTTTGAGGACACCAACCTGTGTATCATCCATGCTAAACGGGTCACCATCATGCCTAAGGACATCCAGCTGGCATGCCGTATCTGCGGGGAGCGGGCCTAG